From a single Halodesulfovibrio marinisediminis DSM 17456 genomic region:
- a CDS encoding alkaline phosphatase family protein — protein MLGLDGLPLSLAKRLAATGRFPSLARLTADATEIKAELPELSPVNWTSFYTAAGPGEHGVYGFTRIHSRGYTMGLCNFEQPQHPTIFDRLAEKGLRSRSINLPNTYPARPINGMLISGFVAEELSQAVYPKFLLNLLGANYLLEADTTTGATNPTFLLNQLRKTLAARKHAFSLLWKDGAWDLFIFVLTETDRLFHFLFDAVEEADHPWHNECLSLLEEWDAMIGDVLESYDALPEPKRLISLADHGFTRLITEVDVNALLRQMELFKTHLPPEACSELDPQQISTNCKAFALDPGRIYIHATSRFARGPVADADVPALEQHIAERLMSVTYNGRPVFKEIHKGRELYSGKMARFAPNLVCEATAGFDLKAKFNRREPFGFFGRTGTHTVQDTFFYDSQNAQYQRVRDVGAEILRHFHVTDR, from the coding sequence GTGCTCGGACTGGACGGACTTCCGCTATCTCTTGCAAAACGTCTCGCAGCCACAGGGCGTTTTCCGTCCCTTGCACGCCTCACAGCAGATGCAACAGAGATCAAGGCTGAACTGCCGGAATTATCCCCAGTAAACTGGACAAGCTTCTACACAGCAGCAGGTCCCGGAGAACATGGCGTATACGGGTTCACCCGAATTCACAGCCGTGGCTACACCATGGGGCTTTGCAATTTTGAACAACCGCAGCATCCTACTATCTTTGACAGACTTGCAGAAAAAGGACTCCGTTCCCGCAGCATAAACCTGCCGAACACATACCCTGCACGCCCAATAAACGGGATGCTCATATCCGGCTTTGTCGCAGAAGAGTTATCGCAGGCAGTCTACCCAAAGTTTTTACTGAACCTACTCGGCGCAAACTACCTGCTCGAAGCAGACACGACCACAGGTGCTACAAATCCAACCTTTCTGCTCAACCAGCTGCGAAAAACACTGGCAGCAAGAAAACATGCTTTTTCCCTGCTCTGGAAAGACGGTGCGTGGGATCTATTCATTTTCGTCCTCACGGAAACAGATCGCCTTTTTCACTTTCTCTTCGATGCAGTGGAAGAAGCAGACCACCCATGGCACAACGAGTGCTTGAGTCTGTTAGAAGAATGGGATGCTATGATTGGCGACGTGCTTGAATCCTACGATGCTCTGCCGGAGCCAAAACGGCTTATCTCATTGGCAGACCACGGATTCACACGACTTATCACCGAAGTTGATGTGAACGCCCTGTTACGCCAAATGGAACTATTCAAAACACACCTGCCGCCGGAAGCTTGCAGCGAGCTTGACCCGCAACAAATATCTACGAACTGCAAAGCGTTTGCACTTGACCCAGGACGTATTTACATCCACGCTACCAGTCGCTTTGCACGCGGACCAGTTGCAGACGCGGATGTTCCTGCGTTAGAACAGCACATAGCAGAACGCCTCATGTCCGTAACCTACAACGGACGTCCCGTGTTTAAAGAAATTCACAAAGGGCGGGAGCTTTATTCCGGAAAAATGGCGCGATTTGCGCCCAATCTCGTCTGCGAGGCCACCGCCGGATTTGATCTAAAGGCTAAATTCAACCGGCGCGAACCATTTGGATTTTTTGGACGCACCGGAACGCATACAGTGCAAGACACGTTCTTTTATGATAGCCAAAACGCACAGTATCAACGGGTGCGCGATGTTGGCGCTGAAATTTTACGACATTTTCATGTTACCGACAGGTAG
- a CDS encoding ATP-dependent helicase: MIDYKNELNPAQYEAATTLEGPMLVIAGAGSGKTRTLVYRLANMIEQGVSPHEILLLTFTRKASQEMLQRATELLGHSVGNITGGTFHAFAYSVLRQNPPEEYEGSLSIMDSADANGALKYCKDTLAIGKGDKSFPKIQTVMGMLSKSRNKEMDLHDILRREAFHLAAYRDDIATIGTEYEQYKAQHGLLDYDDLLFKLEHLLTTNKEVREYYQQRFKYIMVDEYQDTNLVQARIVRLLAGGHGNVMAVGDDAQSIYAFRGANVQNILDFPKLFPGCKMVKLEENYRSIQPILDLTNSILAEAPQAFQKNLFSNKKDGRKPEVLIPLSDLTQAKMVVDKIGKLRKKYKNKEIAVLFRAGYQSYHVEMQLNKLGLKFRKFGGLKYSDAAHVKDVMSYVRLLINPLDLPAFHRLTANIKGVGPKTSIRIYEATQAEDPTKLQKALVRYPDLREDLDLIDSLRRQRLEPVELLEEVLVHYKPRLKTIYPDDYPRREHGLEQLVQIASGYSDIDLFLSDLSLEDPTQKQEDEEQDLITLSTIHSAKGLEWDAVILIDLVEDRFPSRHAVQKAEEFEEERRLMYVACTRARKYLGLFVPSSLYARGTGGNEPAIPSPFVRDIPGSLYEEWRENYSGTVTQTARPTSTPPHRAPQKSSSSTPKPSASSAPSSAISGGKLGYCTHKIFGRGKIVQHLPPDKYRVNFPGFGLKVIMEAYLVMED, encoded by the coding sequence ATGATTGATTATAAGAATGAATTGAACCCTGCCCAGTACGAAGCGGCAACCACACTTGAAGGCCCTATGCTTGTTATTGCGGGTGCCGGTTCCGGCAAAACCCGCACACTGGTATACCGCCTTGCGAACATGATCGAGCAAGGCGTATCGCCTCACGAAATTTTGCTGCTCACCTTTACCCGCAAAGCCTCGCAAGAAATGCTCCAGCGTGCCACAGAGCTGCTTGGACACTCTGTGGGCAACATTACTGGCGGCACCTTCCACGCATTTGCGTACTCTGTTCTACGCCAGAATCCTCCGGAAGAATACGAAGGTAGTCTTTCCATTATGGACTCTGCGGACGCTAATGGTGCGCTGAAGTACTGCAAAGATACGCTTGCTATCGGCAAGGGTGACAAGTCATTCCCTAAGATTCAGACAGTCATGGGCATGTTATCCAAGAGCCGTAACAAGGAGATGGATCTGCACGACATCCTTCGCCGTGAAGCATTCCACCTTGCTGCATACCGCGATGACATTGCTACCATCGGTACTGAATACGAACAGTACAAAGCTCAACACGGCTTGCTGGACTATGATGACTTGCTCTTTAAGCTTGAGCATCTTCTGACCACGAATAAAGAAGTGCGCGAATACTACCAGCAGCGCTTCAAATACATCATGGTAGACGAATATCAGGATACCAACCTCGTTCAGGCTCGCATCGTGCGTCTGCTCGCAGGCGGTCACGGCAACGTTATGGCTGTAGGTGATGATGCCCAGTCAATCTATGCGTTCCGTGGTGCAAACGTGCAGAACATTCTGGATTTCCCGAAACTGTTCCCGGGCTGCAAAATGGTTAAGCTGGAAGAAAACTATCGTTCCATCCAGCCTATTCTCGACTTAACCAACTCCATTCTTGCAGAAGCACCGCAGGCATTCCAAAAGAACCTGTTCTCCAACAAGAAAGATGGACGTAAGCCGGAAGTGCTTATCCCTCTTTCTGACCTGACACAGGCTAAAATGGTCGTGGATAAAATCGGCAAGCTGCGTAAGAAGTACAAAAACAAAGAAATTGCTGTTCTGTTCCGCGCTGGGTACCAGTCCTACCATGTGGAAATGCAGCTCAATAAGCTTGGTTTAAAATTCCGCAAATTCGGTGGACTGAAGTACTCCGACGCAGCACACGTTAAAGACGTTATGAGCTACGTTCGCCTGCTCATTAACCCGCTTGATTTGCCAGCGTTCCATCGCCTCACTGCCAATATTAAAGGCGTAGGCCCAAAAACCTCTATTCGAATTTACGAAGCAACACAGGCAGAAGACCCGACCAAGTTGCAGAAAGCGCTTGTAAGGTACCCTGACTTACGTGAAGACCTCGACCTAATCGACTCATTACGTCGTCAGCGCCTTGAGCCTGTAGAACTGCTTGAAGAAGTGTTGGTACATTACAAACCAAGACTCAAAACTATCTACCCTGACGACTACCCGCGTCGTGAGCATGGTCTTGAGCAGCTTGTGCAAATTGCGTCTGGATATTCTGATATCGATCTGTTCTTGTCCGATCTTTCTTTGGAAGACCCGACACAGAAACAGGAAGACGAGGAACAGGACCTCATTACCCTGTCCACAATCCATTCCGCAAAAGGTCTAGAGTGGGATGCCGTAATCCTTATCGACTTGGTGGAAGACCGCTTCCCGTCTCGTCATGCTGTGCAAAAAGCAGAAGAATTTGAAGAAGAACGACGCCTCATGTACGTTGCGTGTACCCGCGCCCGTAAGTATCTCGGCTTATTTGTTCCATCTTCTCTCTACGCACGCGGTACAGGTGGTAATGAACCGGCTATTCCAAGCCCGTTTGTACGCGATATCCCAGGCTCTCTTTATGAGGAGTGGCGTGAGAACTACTCAGGCACCGTAACGCAGACAGCGCGCCCTACAAGCACACCACCTCACCGTGCACCACAAAAGAGTAGCAGCAGTACACCAAAGCCATCCGCAAGCTCAGCACCATCCAGTGCCATCAGTGGTGGTAAATTAGGTTACTGCACACACAAGATTTTTGGTCGCGGTAAAATTGTCCAGCATCTACCGCCGGACAAATACCGTGTAAACTTCCCAGGCTTCGGACTTAAAGTCATTATGGAAGCATACTTGGTTATGGAAGACTAA
- the thiL gene encoding thiamine-phosphate kinase yields MTHKLSSEVDFLDCIDRHFPNSHPHLIVGRGDDCAVLSCPERICLSSDLFLEDIHFREQYFSPADIGHKALAVSLSDIAASGAVPLGFTLDLMVPEGRNQVYWDEFFNGMASLAQQYNVPLAGGDLSKSPILGTSVTIWGAPTRAAGGTPVFLNRTGCSEGDIIFLIGTIGLARTGLNALETIGRNAMEEYPAATNAHLRPMPQIEAGQILSGYSSITLMDLSDGLARDIPRLLGEKTASSADKPSTKGASINITTDMLHAEQLSYAQKHNLDPVFEAFKGGEDYALLGTCPASIFAELVVKLPQMQKLGIVTSNGQIVVNGQATTEHGFDHFA; encoded by the coding sequence ATGACGCATAAGTTATCTTCCGAAGTTGATTTTTTAGATTGTATTGATCGCCATTTTCCAAACAGTCATCCTCACCTTATTGTAGGACGCGGTGACGACTGTGCTGTGCTTTCATGCCCTGAGCGCATATGCTTGTCTTCAGACTTGTTTCTGGAAGATATCCATTTTCGCGAACAATACTTTTCCCCAGCAGACATTGGCCATAAAGCTCTAGCCGTCAGTTTGAGCGACATTGCCGCCTCTGGCGCAGTTCCGCTTGGATTTACTCTCGACCTCATGGTTCCAGAAGGGCGAAATCAGGTCTATTGGGATGAGTTTTTCAATGGAATGGCAAGTCTTGCACAGCAATACAATGTTCCACTCGCGGGTGGTGATCTTTCAAAATCACCAATTTTAGGAACATCCGTAACCATCTGGGGCGCACCAACACGCGCCGCAGGCGGCACACCTGTATTCCTTAACCGCACCGGCTGCTCCGAAGGGGACATCATTTTCCTTATAGGAACAATCGGGCTTGCACGCACAGGACTTAACGCTCTCGAAACCATTGGGCGCAACGCAATGGAAGAATATCCCGCAGCAACCAACGCACATCTACGCCCAATGCCTCAAATTGAAGCCGGACAAATTCTATCTGGTTACAGCAGCATAACGCTTATGGATTTATCCGACGGGCTTGCACGCGATATTCCACGCCTTCTCGGCGAAAAGACCGCATCATCAGCTGACAAACCGTCCACAAAAGGTGCCAGCATCAATATTACAACTGACATGCTGCATGCAGAACAACTGTCCTATGCACAGAAGCATAATCTTGATCCCGTCTTCGAAGCTTTCAAAGGCGGCGAAGATTATGCGCTTCTGGGAACGTGCCCAGCTTCCATCTTTGCGGAACTCGTTGTAAAACTTCCTCAAATGCAAAAGCTCGGCATCGTAACCAGCAATGGGCAGATTGTAGTTAATGGACAAGCCACCACAGAACATGGGTTTGACCATTTCGCGTAA
- a CDS encoding methyl-accepting chemotaxis protein, with protein sequence MKLLSNISMKPKLIGYFLAVGLLPLFVVGIISMNSASSALMHQAYSQLETVTESKKLEILDIQEEWKSSLRGLVGTVGHLKESAFEKMQIIERQRKKEIEAYFIEQTSILTMLGRDSDLNRITYEFTQLSRAGAKDSEAWRSLNSSSGWRMRNLCRKNGWADVLLISPEGQIVYSSKKHSDLGESLTTGRLKRTELAKAFKEISSKSHRIKFADFEVYTPAGERPVAFIITRLIDAQRGLSGYIAVAIPETAMNLIAQERTGLGTSGEVYFVSLEGRKPSLRSTLVTLGGGDFGIGTLVSTDYLQIAQETGKPVEGLFVDSFGTLCMVLLEPLNIAGVKWAVVVKINLEEVLANESDGGSSLFKDFAAESGFADLYLIQKDGYIFYSVQRESDYHTNIETGEFSNTKLGEVFRKVMETGQPVISDFAPYGPSNGLPYAFLAQPVVQDGEVQFVVGLQMPLDSINKIMKQRAGMGKTGQCYIVGSDNRMRSRTYLDPDNRNVAASFAGTVEKNGVDTEATRLALSGQSGTKEIIGYSGSIVLSAFSPLEFGSSTWALIAEIDQDEVTTPVALLKKNVWIVSLVIGGLVAIFAYLIAVSITKPLGRVVEFSKQIACGNFGVSLNIEQNDEIGQLASAVRAIPQTLHEVTGVVDSVSAAVSRGNLRERGDAGQFYGGYNEIIRNTNALCDVFVEFLDAMPMVLMSVDTNSNILFMNQFGEHVGAGVVPQDAAGNKCFDVLHSTDCRTERCVCNRTIESRVKESSEADLVIDGEGSHASFSAIPICVENEVVGALKIIVDQTEITKAQNKMRELAESAVDISSQLSSAAEELSAQIEQSSKGADIQRERASQTATSMDQMNATVLEVAQNASHAAENSEQTRVTAQNGASAVQDVLETIGAVNAISHQLTISMEELTAQVTSIGEVMDVINDIADQTNLLALNAAIEAARAGDAGRGFAVVADEVRKLAENTMSATDRVGTAIKSIQKVTQQNMDEAQRTVEAVERSSAQAQRSGELLSSILLYANDSADQVRVIATAAEEQSAAAEEVSRATDEINKISFETSQAMTQSASAVTELASLAERLNSLISEMR encoded by the coding sequence ATGAAATTATTGTCTAATATTTCAATGAAGCCAAAGTTGATTGGCTATTTTCTTGCCGTTGGTCTGTTGCCGTTATTTGTTGTAGGAATAATATCGATGAATAGTGCGTCTAGTGCATTAATGCACCAAGCGTATTCCCAGTTGGAGACAGTAACAGAGTCAAAAAAACTCGAGATTTTAGATATTCAAGAAGAGTGGAAGAGTTCTTTACGTGGTCTTGTGGGGACTGTTGGGCATTTAAAAGAATCTGCCTTCGAAAAGATGCAGATTATTGAACGCCAAAGAAAGAAGGAAATTGAAGCATATTTTATCGAGCAGACTTCAATACTGACCATGCTTGGTCGTGACTCTGATCTTAATAGAATTACCTACGAGTTTACGCAGCTTTCCAGAGCCGGAGCTAAGGATTCGGAAGCGTGGCGGAGTCTTAATTCCTCTTCAGGTTGGCGGATGCGGAACCTTTGCAGAAAAAATGGCTGGGCGGATGTTTTACTTATCAGCCCTGAAGGGCAGATTGTTTACTCTTCCAAGAAACATTCTGATCTTGGGGAAAGTCTTACGACTGGGCGATTGAAGAGGACAGAGTTGGCGAAAGCTTTTAAAGAGATCAGCTCGAAATCTCACCGCATTAAGTTTGCTGACTTTGAAGTGTACACTCCTGCAGGCGAGCGACCTGTTGCGTTTATCATTACTCGGCTCATTGATGCACAAAGAGGATTAAGCGGATACATTGCTGTAGCTATTCCGGAAACAGCAATGAATTTGATTGCGCAGGAAAGGACAGGGCTTGGTACTTCAGGAGAGGTGTATTTTGTTTCACTTGAAGGCAGAAAGCCTTCTTTACGTAGTACCCTTGTTACTCTTGGTGGCGGTGATTTCGGCATCGGTACTCTTGTGTCCACTGACTATCTGCAGATTGCACAGGAAACTGGTAAGCCCGTAGAAGGATTGTTTGTCGACAGCTTTGGAACATTATGTATGGTTCTTTTAGAACCGTTGAATATTGCAGGTGTAAAATGGGCAGTCGTTGTAAAGATCAACCTCGAAGAGGTGTTGGCGAACGAGAGTGACGGTGGTTCCAGCCTGTTTAAAGATTTTGCTGCTGAGAGCGGGTTTGCTGATTTATATTTGATTCAAAAGGACGGATATATTTTCTACAGTGTTCAACGTGAGTCCGACTATCATACCAACATTGAGACTGGAGAATTCTCTAATACTAAATTGGGAGAAGTTTTCAGGAAAGTAATGGAAACAGGGCAGCCGGTTATTAGCGACTTTGCGCCGTATGGGCCAAGTAATGGTTTGCCATATGCGTTTTTGGCTCAACCGGTTGTTCAGGACGGTGAAGTTCAGTTTGTCGTAGGTCTCCAGATGCCTCTTGATTCAATAAATAAGATTATGAAGCAGCGTGCAGGCATGGGGAAAACAGGTCAGTGCTATATTGTAGGTAGTGACAATCGAATGCGTTCCAGAACTTATCTAGATCCTGACAACCGAAATGTGGCTGCGTCTTTTGCCGGCACGGTAGAAAAGAATGGTGTTGATACAGAGGCGACGAGACTTGCACTGTCCGGACAGAGCGGCACAAAAGAGATTATAGGCTATAGCGGCTCAATAGTACTATCTGCTTTTTCTCCTTTGGAGTTTGGTTCCTCCACATGGGCACTTATTGCTGAGATTGATCAGGATGAAGTTACAACTCCTGTTGCCTTGCTGAAAAAAAATGTCTGGATTGTTTCGTTGGTAATAGGGGGGCTGGTTGCAATCTTTGCGTATCTTATTGCTGTTAGTATTACGAAGCCGTTGGGACGGGTTGTTGAATTTTCCAAACAGATTGCATGTGGTAACTTTGGTGTATCCCTGAATATTGAACAAAATGATGAAATAGGGCAGCTAGCTTCCGCAGTCAGGGCTATTCCGCAGACGTTGCATGAAGTTACCGGGGTAGTTGATTCTGTCAGTGCGGCTGTAAGCCGTGGTAATCTACGCGAACGAGGAGATGCCGGACAGTTTTATGGTGGCTACAATGAGATTATTCGTAATACGAACGCTCTGTGTGATGTGTTTGTGGAATTTCTCGATGCAATGCCTATGGTTCTTATGTCAGTTGATACGAATTCCAATATCTTGTTCATGAATCAGTTCGGTGAGCATGTTGGAGCAGGTGTCGTGCCTCAGGATGCAGCAGGGAATAAGTGTTTTGATGTTTTACACTCTACTGACTGCAGAACAGAGCGTTGTGTTTGTAATCGTACTATTGAAAGTAGAGTAAAAGAGTCTTCTGAGGCAGATCTTGTTATTGATGGTGAAGGCTCGCATGCAAGTTTCTCTGCGATTCCTATTTGTGTTGAAAATGAAGTTGTCGGTGCCCTTAAAATTATTGTGGACCAAACAGAGATTACAAAGGCACAGAATAAAATGCGTGAGCTTGCCGAAAGTGCTGTTGATATCAGCAGCCAGCTGTCTTCTGCGGCGGAAGAATTGTCTGCACAGATTGAGCAGTCGAGCAAGGGCGCTGATATTCAACGTGAACGTGCTTCACAAACAGCAACGTCAATGGATCAGATGAATGCAACAGTCTTGGAAGTTGCACAGAATGCCTCTCATGCCGCGGAGAACTCGGAACAGACTCGTGTAACTGCACAGAATGGTGCTTCAGCCGTACAGGATGTTCTTGAAACTATCGGCGCAGTAAACGCAATCTCACATCAGTTAACGATAAGCATGGAAGAACTGACAGCGCAGGTGACTTCTATCGGTGAGGTTATGGACGTGATTAACGATATTGCGGATCAAACTAATCTGCTCGCTTTGAATGCAGCGATTGAGGCAGCTCGTGCAGGAGATGCTGGTCGCGGGTTTGCAGTGGTTGCAGATGAGGTGCGTAAGCTTGCTGAAAATACTATGAGCGCTACAGATAGGGTTGGTACAGCGATCAAGTCTATCCAGAAGGTTACTCAGCAGAATATGGATGAAGCGCAGCGTACAGTAGAAGCCGTTGAAAGAAGTTCGGCTCAGGCTCAGCGTTCTGGTGAGTTGCTTTCCAGCATTTTATTGTATGCAAATGATTCTGCAGATCAAGTTCGTGTAATTGCTACCGCTGCAGAAGAGCAGTCTGCTGCTGCAGAAGAGGTCTCACGCGCAACTGACGAGATTAATAAGATATCATTTGAAACTTCTCAGGCAATGACACAGTCGGCAAGTGCAGTTACAGAACTTGCCAGTCTTGCAGAGCGCTTGAATAGTTTGATTAGCGAAATGCGATAA